The Astatotilapia calliptera chromosome 2, fAstCal1.2, whole genome shotgun sequence genome includes a window with the following:
- the ints10 gene encoding integrator complex subunit 10 isoform X2: MHWVTADSEKYRMSAQKDCEFLVKRARELVSDDPCAAKAWLITARTLYPADFNIQYEMYIIERNAEKTASAGRLLYDMFINFPDQPIVWREISVITAALRSDSQDKQAQFLRGLFETLPGRVQCEMLLKATEQCFNTLEKAEMLLLLLKRFPESVVQHGVNLGETLLEAEASENLETPVNCFRKLFVCDVLPLVINNMDMRLPASLMQKYMLKAAEFYIGYVTRGPSPDGQIQGSQEGGALKSPSVSRASQRYVIDGLTEKSSVVAEPWEKLLDILAVVGARCEWQGDKGQRSYIEMLQRVKELCRYLPGLEGETRARCCSQVVICAALVLFRSAFFYVSAVQPALFHGISGLSSGPWILVEDLSSVYSDVEVERGALKHAHKKRKLADGREKTMSSDDEEGLGKGRGRHILVNKNDMTNWSETLESFRTARESWDLLHSHDGLEAEFKKICAAWKTDSWLWFRIFLTDMIIYQGQYRKALSSLHQMAAVQQPQPGPQSPSGQASLEHHRAFIQQASCHYTLGEYRMACEKLLEVVSGLLPPNQEAPKTPEDPVRVKTKTRKGNDLRLLPCTSKSVLPFCLQLMLACFKLRAFTDSRDDLSLGHVVVLLQYDWPQGEMLFLKAVDKICQQGSFQYENFFNYVTNIDMLEEFAYLRTPEGGRIQLELLPNQGMLIKHHTVTRGITKGVKEDFRLAMERQVSRCGENLLAVLHRFCINEKIIIIQSLP, encoded by the exons ATGCATTGGGTAACGGCTGATTCGGAG AAGTATAGAATGTCAGCCCAAAAGGACTGTGAGTTTTTGGTGAAAAGAGCCCGGGAGCTGGTCTCTGATGATCCCTGTGCTGCCAAAGCCTGGCTCATCACTGCCAGGACCCTTTACCCTGCAGACTTCAACATACAG TATGAAATGTACATCATTGAACGTAATGCAGAAAAGACAGCTTCAGCCGGGCGGCTGCTGTACGACAT GTTCATAAACTTTCCAGATCAGCCCATTGTTTGGCGTGAGATCAGTGTTATTACAGCTGCCCTGCGGAGTGACTCTCAGGATAAGCAGGCACAGTTTCTGAGAG gacTTTTTGAGACACTGCCTGGTCGAGTGCAGTGTGAGATGCTGCTGAAAGCCACGGAGCAGTGTTTCAACACTTTGGAGAAGGCAGAGATGCTGCTGTTACTGCTGAAGCGCTTTCCAGAGTCTGTGGTTCAACATGGG GTCAATTTAGGAGAGACATTGCTGGAAGCAGAGGCATCAGAGAATTTGGAGACTCCTGTCAACTGCTTCAGGAAGCTTTTTG TGTGTGATGTGCTTCCTTTGGTTATAAACAACATGGATATGCGTCTGCCTGCCAGCCTAATGCAGAAATACATGTTGAAAGCAGCAGAATTCTACATTGGTTATGTTACCCGTGGGCCCTCGCCGGATGGACAGATACAAG gcTCTCAAGAAGGTGGGGCTCTGAAGTCACCGAGTGTGTCACGTGCTTCCCAGCGTTACGTGATTGATGGCCTGACAGAAAAATCGTCGGTGGTGGCAGAACCTTGGGAGAAACTGCTGGATATTCTTGCTGTGGTTGGGGCACGATGTGAGTGGCAGGGAGACAAGGGACAGAG GAGTTATATTGAGATGCTGCAGAGAGTGAAGGAGCTGTGTCGCTACCTGCCTGGTCTagaaggagagacgagggcccGGTGCTGCAGTCAGGTGGTCATCTGCGCTGCACTTGTCCTCTTCCGTAGTGCCTTCTTCTACGTCTCAGCTGTACAGCCTGCACTGTTCCACG gaatCAGTGGGTTAAGTTCCGGGCCGTGGATCCTTGTAGAGGATTTGAGCTCAGTGTACAGTGATGTGGAGGTGGAGCGAGGAGCACTGAAACATGCGCATAAGAAACGCAAACTAGCAGATGGAAGAGAGAAGACTATG AGCTCAGATGATGAGGAAGGTTTGGGGAAAGGCCGTGGTCGACACATTTTAGTAAACAAGAATGACATGACCAACTGGTCAGAGACTTTGGAGAGCTTTCGCACAGCGAGAGAAAGCTGGGACCTTCTTCACTCCCATGATGGTCTGGAAGCTG AGTTCAAGAAGATCTGCGCCGCGTGGAAGACAGACAGCTGGCTGTGGTTCCGAATATTCCTCACCGACATGATTATATACCAG GGACAGTACCGCAAGGCCCTCTCTAGCCTGCACCAGATGGCTGCAGTGCAGCAGCCTCAGCCTGGGCCACAGAGTCCCTCAGGTCAGGCCAGTCTGGAGCACCACAGGGCCTTCATACAGCAGGCATCCTGCCACTACACCCTGGGAGAGTACAGg ATGGCCTGTGAGAAACTGCTTGAAGTTGTCAGTGGCCTACTACCCCCAAACCAGGAAGCACCAAAGACCCCAGAGGATCCGGTTAGAGTCAAGACCAAAACGAGGAAAG GTAATGACTTGCGATTACTTCCATGCACCAGCAAATCTGTGCTGCCGTTCTGTCTCCAGCTGATGCTTGCCTGCTTTAAG CTACGTGCCTTCACCGACAGTCGTGACGACCTGTCCCTTGGTCACGTGGTGGTGCTCCTGCAGTACGACTGGCCACAGGGCGAGATGCTGTTTTTAAAGGCAGTGGACAAAATCTGCCAACAAGGCAGCTTCCAGTATGAGAATTTCTTCAACTATGTCACCA ACATTGACATGCTGGAAGAGTTTGCATACCTGCGTACTCCAGAAGGAGGTAGAATTCAGCTGGAGCTGCTGCCCAATCAGGGAATGCTGATCAA ACACCACACAGTGACTCGAGGAATCACCAAAGGAGTGAAGGAGGATTTCCGTCTGGCCATGGAGAGGCAGGTGTCGCGTTGTGGGGAAAACTTGCTTGCTGTGCTTCACCGTTTCTGCATTAATGAGAAAATAATCATCATCCAGTCGCTTCCCTGA
- the ints10 gene encoding integrator complex subunit 10 isoform X1 yields MHWVTADSEKYRMSAQKDCEFLVKRARELVSDDPCAAKAWLITARTLYPADFNIQYEMYIIERNAEKTASAGRLLYDMFINFPDQPIVWREISVITAALRSDSQDKQAQFLRGLFETLPGRVQCEMLLKATEQCFNTLEKAEMLLLLLKRFPESVVQHGVNLGETLLEAEASENLETPVNCFRKLFVCDVLPLVINNMDMRLPASLMQKYMLKAAEFYIGYVTRGPSPDGQIQGSQEGGALKSPSVSRASQRYVIDGLTEKSSVVAEPWEKLLDILAVVGARCEWQGDKGQRSYIEMLQRVKELCRYLPGLEGETRARCCSQVVICAALVLFRSAFFYVSAVQPALFHGISGLSSGPWILVEDLSSVYSDVEVERGALKHAHKKRKLADGREKTMSSDDEEGLGKGRGRHILVNKNDMTNWSETLESFRTARESWDLLHSHDGLEAEFKKICAAWKTDSWLWFRIFLTDMIIYQGQYRKALSSLHQMAAVQQPQPGPQSPSGQASLEHHRAFIQQASCHYTLGEYRMACEKLLEVVSGLLPPNQEAPKTPEDPVRVKTKTRKGNDLRLLPCTSKSVLPFCLQLMLACFKLRAFTDSRDDLSLGHVVVLLQYDWPQGEMLFLKAVDKICQQGSFQYENFFNYVTNIDMLEEFAYLRTPEGGRIQLELLPNQGMLIKNPSPALGVELNTLLLQGVQTMDRHHTVTRGITKGVKEDFRLAMERQVSRCGENLLAVLHRFCINEKIIIIQSLP; encoded by the exons ATGCATTGGGTAACGGCTGATTCGGAG AAGTATAGAATGTCAGCCCAAAAGGACTGTGAGTTTTTGGTGAAAAGAGCCCGGGAGCTGGTCTCTGATGATCCCTGTGCTGCCAAAGCCTGGCTCATCACTGCCAGGACCCTTTACCCTGCAGACTTCAACATACAG TATGAAATGTACATCATTGAACGTAATGCAGAAAAGACAGCTTCAGCCGGGCGGCTGCTGTACGACAT GTTCATAAACTTTCCAGATCAGCCCATTGTTTGGCGTGAGATCAGTGTTATTACAGCTGCCCTGCGGAGTGACTCTCAGGATAAGCAGGCACAGTTTCTGAGAG gacTTTTTGAGACACTGCCTGGTCGAGTGCAGTGTGAGATGCTGCTGAAAGCCACGGAGCAGTGTTTCAACACTTTGGAGAAGGCAGAGATGCTGCTGTTACTGCTGAAGCGCTTTCCAGAGTCTGTGGTTCAACATGGG GTCAATTTAGGAGAGACATTGCTGGAAGCAGAGGCATCAGAGAATTTGGAGACTCCTGTCAACTGCTTCAGGAAGCTTTTTG TGTGTGATGTGCTTCCTTTGGTTATAAACAACATGGATATGCGTCTGCCTGCCAGCCTAATGCAGAAATACATGTTGAAAGCAGCAGAATTCTACATTGGTTATGTTACCCGTGGGCCCTCGCCGGATGGACAGATACAAG gcTCTCAAGAAGGTGGGGCTCTGAAGTCACCGAGTGTGTCACGTGCTTCCCAGCGTTACGTGATTGATGGCCTGACAGAAAAATCGTCGGTGGTGGCAGAACCTTGGGAGAAACTGCTGGATATTCTTGCTGTGGTTGGGGCACGATGTGAGTGGCAGGGAGACAAGGGACAGAG GAGTTATATTGAGATGCTGCAGAGAGTGAAGGAGCTGTGTCGCTACCTGCCTGGTCTagaaggagagacgagggcccGGTGCTGCAGTCAGGTGGTCATCTGCGCTGCACTTGTCCTCTTCCGTAGTGCCTTCTTCTACGTCTCAGCTGTACAGCCTGCACTGTTCCACG gaatCAGTGGGTTAAGTTCCGGGCCGTGGATCCTTGTAGAGGATTTGAGCTCAGTGTACAGTGATGTGGAGGTGGAGCGAGGAGCACTGAAACATGCGCATAAGAAACGCAAACTAGCAGATGGAAGAGAGAAGACTATG AGCTCAGATGATGAGGAAGGTTTGGGGAAAGGCCGTGGTCGACACATTTTAGTAAACAAGAATGACATGACCAACTGGTCAGAGACTTTGGAGAGCTTTCGCACAGCGAGAGAAAGCTGGGACCTTCTTCACTCCCATGATGGTCTGGAAGCTG AGTTCAAGAAGATCTGCGCCGCGTGGAAGACAGACAGCTGGCTGTGGTTCCGAATATTCCTCACCGACATGATTATATACCAG GGACAGTACCGCAAGGCCCTCTCTAGCCTGCACCAGATGGCTGCAGTGCAGCAGCCTCAGCCTGGGCCACAGAGTCCCTCAGGTCAGGCCAGTCTGGAGCACCACAGGGCCTTCATACAGCAGGCATCCTGCCACTACACCCTGGGAGAGTACAGg ATGGCCTGTGAGAAACTGCTTGAAGTTGTCAGTGGCCTACTACCCCCAAACCAGGAAGCACCAAAGACCCCAGAGGATCCGGTTAGAGTCAAGACCAAAACGAGGAAAG GTAATGACTTGCGATTACTTCCATGCACCAGCAAATCTGTGCTGCCGTTCTGTCTCCAGCTGATGCTTGCCTGCTTTAAG CTACGTGCCTTCACCGACAGTCGTGACGACCTGTCCCTTGGTCACGTGGTGGTGCTCCTGCAGTACGACTGGCCACAGGGCGAGATGCTGTTTTTAAAGGCAGTGGACAAAATCTGCCAACAAGGCAGCTTCCAGTATGAGAATTTCTTCAACTATGTCACCA ACATTGACATGCTGGAAGAGTTTGCATACCTGCGTACTCCAGAAGGAGGTAGAATTCAGCTGGAGCTGCTGCCCAATCAGGGAATGCTGATCAA GAACCCTAGCCCTGCCCTGGGGGTGGAGTTAAATACTCTCCTGCTACAAGGGGTGCAGACGATGGACAG ACACCACACAGTGACTCGAGGAATCACCAAAGGAGTGAAGGAGGATTTCCGTCTGGCCATGGAGAGGCAGGTGTCGCGTTGTGGGGAAAACTTGCTTGCTGTGCTTCACCGTTTCTGCATTAATGAGAAAATAATCATCATCCAGTCGCTTCCCTGA
- the slc25a51b gene encoding solute carrier family 25 member 51b: MAVSTMDSESARTPQTQALTKGGHSLLSAGILTARFGPQGKHYVCGSLAAFTNILLTFPIQKVLFRQQLHGVLAIDAVRQLQRDGLRNLYRGLLPPLLQKSTTVAIMFGLYEDFSRVLLDHAGSSGVPELITRSFAAALAGTAEAILTPFERVQTLLQDHRHHGRFNNTAHTFRTLVTEYGVRECYRGLVPILLRNGPSNVLFFGLRGPIKEQLPEATSKAGNLVNDFVCGGLLGAGLGIMFYPLNVVKSRAQSQVGGAFNPCREVLLTVWRERGGSIAMLFRGAHLNYHRSLLSWGIINATYELLLKLL; this comes from the coding sequence ATGGCTGTTAGCACCATGGACTCCGAGTCAGCGCGGACACCTCAGACCCAAGCCCTGACAAAAGGAGGCCATTCCCTGTTGTCTGCTGGCATTCTGACCGCCAGGTTTGGACCTCAAGGGAAGCACTATGTTTGCGGTTCCCTTGCAGCTTTTACCAATATATTGTTGACCTTTCCGATCCAGAAAGTCCTTTTCCGCCAACAGCTGCATGGCGTGTTGGCCATCGATGCGGTGCGACAGCTCCAGAGGGATGGACTGAGGAATCTTTATCGGGGCTTACTTCCCCCACTTCTCCAAAAGAGCACTACAGTAGCCATCATGTTTGGCTTGTATGAGGACTTCTCTAGAGTCTTACTAGACCATGCTGGGAGCAGTGGCGTGCCAGAGCTGATTACAAGAAGCTTTGCTGCAGCTTTGGCAGGAACTGCAGAGGCCATCCTTACACCGTTTGAGCGTGTGCAGACTCTCCTACAAGACCACCGGCACCACGGGCGCTTCAACAACACAGCACACACCTTCCGGACACTTGTGACAGAGTATGGTGTGAGAGAGTGCTACCGTGGCCTCGTGCCCATACTACTGCGCAATGGCCCTAGCAATGTTCTCTTCTTTGGGCTCAGGGGACCCATTAAAGAGCAGCTCCCAGAAGCTACTAGCAAGGCAGGTAACTTGGTTAATGATTTTGTTTGCGGAGGGTTGCTGGGGGCAGGCCTTGGCATCATGTTCTACCCATTAAATGTCGTCAAATCGCGGGCTCAGTCTCAGGTGGGTGGAGCCTTCAATCCTTGCAGAGAGGTGCTGTTAACAGTGTGGAGAGAGAGGGGTGGCAGTATAGCCATGCTGTTCAGAGGAGCCCACCTCAACTACCATCGCTCTCTTCTCTCCTGGGGGATCATCAATGCCACCTAtgagctgctgctgaagctCTTATGA
- the LOC113036562 gene encoding toll-like receptor 1 → MRVTAAVLWTAAVLVGLQKSTSSPDNFVDRSSQNLSSVPTDLPQTTEFLDLSRNYIRQLHNGDFQKTTHLRFLNVSWNNLEEIDPQTFLDTPLLEHLDLSHNNLKNLSGQQYLLHTVNLLVLNLAFNRFLTMTLGSEFSSLVKLERLTVGAKNISVGDFKNIAKMKLRTLTLLLEDGLYYEAGSLEDVHAQRLQIAFGHNPKIDRNLTADALSLFAEVEMMNMINGYKDLSKQLRETVKIHTTSFYLTNITIKWQDLTEYVNVALNTTLKHVRVSEMNVKNPPHYTTEVIKTSQVISFTASQAVVTSFQFSQEALYNFFISMPVESVAITDAPMIHMTCPKSQSPIRQLDFSFGAMSDSIFSSAVGKNVVECQNLRNLKNLTLVGNSLKKLELLSQRFRYMSSLQHLDLSVNSIGYDQSSQCIWPASITNINLSSNSLTESVFQCLPNGTQILDLQNNQISVVPQSIFKLRNLSTLNLNANRLRDLPGCGTFPTLHKLLLRSNSLHAPSVNILESCPELHILDVSFNPFTCTCTLRGFIKLATNSEKNNNNQSGIELLNWPQGYYCTYPEDVRNSTLRDISIPEVSCSIGLLVVAILVPAGTLIISIVILCHCLDVPWYMGMIWQWTRAKHRARLQQARPEDLVGLEFHAFVSYSQHDVDWVRNSLLPNLEGPAGGLRICHHEKHFVPGKTIIENIISCVEKCRRSVFVLSAHFVKSEWCHYELYFATHQRLTLGSDSIVLVLLEPLPQYLIPSKYYQLKSMMNRHTYLEWPQDRAKQRLFWANLRAALQTDLPNAPVTQVQEHWAEERLEEGHRLKG, encoded by the coding sequence ATGAGGGTCACAGCAGCCGTACTCTGGACAGCAGCCGTGTTGGTGGGACTTCAGAAGAGCACTTCATCACCTGACAACTTTGTAGACCGATCATCCCAAAACCTCTCCTCTGTCCCAACTGACCTGCCACAGACGACTGAGTTTTTAGACCTCTCTCGCAACTACATACGTCAGCTTCACAATGGAGACTTTCAAAAAACCACTCACCTCAGGTTCCTGAATGTGTCATGGAATAATTTGGAGGAGATCGATCCACAGACTTTTCTTGACACGCCTCTCCTGGAACATCTGGACCTGTCGCACAACAATCTCAAGAATCTCTCAGGTCAACAATACCTGCTACACACAGTGAACCTCCTGGTGCTAAACTTGGCCTTTAACAGATTTCTTACCATGACATTGGGGAGTGAGTTCAGCTCTCTTGTAAAACTGGAAAGATTAACAGTTGGAGCAAAAAACATCAGCGTGGGTGACTTCAAGAACATTGCTAAAATGAAACTACGTACATTGACGTTATTACTAGAGGATGGACTTTATTATGAAGCAGGCAGCCTGGAGGATGTTCATGCTCAAAGGCTGCAGATAGCCTTTGGACATAATCCAAAAATTGACCGTAATCTGACTGCTGATGCTCTGTCTCTGTTTGCTGAAGTGGAGATGATGAATATGATAAATGGCTACAAAGACCTAAGTAAGCAGCTAAGAGAGACGGTGAAAATCCACACAACGAGTTTTTATCTCACCAACATAACAATTAAATGGCAAGACTTAACTGAATATGTAAATGTGGCTCTAAATACAACTTTGAAACATGTTCGTGTTTCTGAAATGAATGTAAAGAATCCTCCTCACTACACAACTGAAGTGATCAAAACATCACAGGTGATTTCTTTCACAGCCAGCCAGGCAGTGGTAACAAGTTTCCAATTCTCACAGGAGGCTTTATACAACTTTTTCATCAGCATGCCAGTGGAGAGTGTTGCGATTACTGACGCACCAATGATACACATGACCTGTCCCAAGTCACAGAGTCCAATACGCCAGCTGGATTTTTCCTTTGGTGCTATGTCTGATTCCATCTTCTCAAGTGCGGTGGGTAAAAACGTAGTTGAATGTCAGAACCTGCGTAACCTGAAGAACTTGACTCTGGTAGGCAACAGTCTTAAAAAACTTGAGTTACTGAGCCAACGTTTTCGATATATGTCGTCCCTGCAACATCTGGACCTCAGCGTCAACTCCATAGGGTATGACCAGTCATCACAGTGCATCTGGCCAGCAAGCATCACCAATATAAATCTGTCTTCTAATAGTTTGACTGAGTCAGTTTTTCAATGTCTACCAAATGGGACACAGATACTGGACCTCCAGAACAACCAGATTTCGGTGGTTCCGCAATCCATCTTTAAACTGAGAAACCTTTCAACTCTGAATCTAAATGCTAACCGGCTGCGGGACCTGCCAGGTTGTGGCACTTTCCCCACACTCCACAAGCTTCTGCTCAGGTCAAATTCTCTCCATGCCCCATCTGTGAACATATTGGAAAGCTGTCCCGAACTGCATATCCTAGATGTCAGTTTTAACCCCTTCACCTGTACCTGCACTCTCAGAGGTTTCATAAAGCTCGCTACCAATTctgaaaagaacaacaacaaccaatCAGGTATTGAGCTGCTGAATTGGCCACAGGGCTATTACTGCACATACCCCGAGGACGTTAGAAACTCAACTTTAAGAGACATCTCGATCCCAGAGGTCTCCTGCAGCATTGGCCTTCTAGTGGTTGCAATTTTGGTTCCAGCAGGGACACTGATTATTTCCATTGTGATTCTGTGTCACTGTTTGGATGTTCCCTGGTACATGGGCATGATCTGGCAGTGGACAAGAGCCAAACATCGTGCAAGACTGCAACAAGCTCGGCCCGAGGATCTGGTGGGTCTGGAGTTCCACGCGTTTGTGTCTTATAGCCAGCACGATGTTGACTGGGTGCGCAATTCCCTTCTTCCCAACCTCGAAGGCCCCGCAGGAGGGCTTAGAATCTGTCATCACGAGAAACATTTTGTGCCGGGAAAGACGATCATTGAGAACATCATCAGCTGTGTGGAGAAATGCAGGCGCTCTGTGTTTGTCCTCTCTGCTCACTTTGTCAAGAGCGAGTGGTGTCATTACGAGCTCTACTTCGCCACCCACCAACGTCTCACTCTGGGCTCAGACAGCATTGTGCTGGTACTGCTTGAGCCTCTGCCTCAATACCTAATCCCATCCAAGTACTACCAGCTGAAGTCCATGATGAACCGCCACACATATCTGGAGTGGCCTCAAGACAGGGCAAAACAAAGGTTATTCTGGGCTAACCTCAGAGCTGCCCTACAGACTGACCTGCCCAATGCTCCAGTCACACAAGTACAGGAGCATTGGGCAGAGGAAAGACTTGAAGAGGGACACAGATTAAAGGGGTAA